From Chelatococcus sp. YT9, a single genomic window includes:
- a CDS encoding bifunctional diguanylate cyclase/phosphodiesterase, with protein MRDLQSECPPDAGAAGVMTNWAHLAEALASGMSEAGRSGVSFTLLVLALDNLDDLNGRFGSDAADEALNIVAGRVGKVARRRDQIIRHASNRFAVLLRGCPVAQVRGIAERMARAVEATPANTRRGAVQLRVRMGAAQVPDQGCSVEALLHHASDALRSAKQRFADGRRSAEFALVTQVIADQEVAAPAVVTSPELGTLVDPVRLLNEQQVMLAGQPVVSAKTHELAFHEALVRIRLADGTIMGAAEAVPLAERHGVIPLFDYRVLQLAVNHLIKAPTARLAINISPLTLRTNDTWAAFTAHLGANPSVAQRLIVELTETAAIDDPHIVQGRLATLKLLGVTIAIDDFGSGHTSFRHLRSFPVDILKIDGSFVCNLSRSREDRFFTRTLVELAQHLGIATVAEWVEDRETASILADWGVTYLQGDYIGPAALWDEGPQLSTARRRRVLPPLVDLRAS; from the coding sequence ATGAGGGATCTGCAGTCGGAGTGCCCGCCTGATGCGGGGGCTGCCGGCGTGATGACGAATTGGGCTCACCTGGCCGAGGCCTTGGCTTCCGGCATGAGTGAGGCGGGACGCAGCGGCGTTTCTTTCACCCTTCTCGTTCTGGCCCTCGATAATCTCGATGATTTGAACGGCAGATTCGGGTCCGATGCAGCGGACGAAGCGCTGAACATTGTCGCCGGCCGGGTCGGCAAGGTCGCGCGTCGCCGTGACCAGATCATCCGCCACGCGAGCAACCGATTCGCGGTGTTGCTGCGCGGCTGCCCCGTCGCGCAGGTGCGTGGCATTGCCGAACGTATGGCGCGTGCCGTGGAGGCTACCCCCGCCAATACAAGGCGCGGCGCGGTCCAGCTCAGGGTGCGCATGGGCGCTGCGCAGGTTCCTGATCAGGGCTGCAGCGTGGAGGCCCTCCTGCACCATGCCAGCGATGCCTTGCGGTCGGCCAAGCAGCGGTTCGCTGATGGCCGGCGATCCGCTGAGTTCGCGCTCGTGACCCAGGTCATCGCCGACCAGGAAGTCGCGGCGCCGGCAGTGGTCACCTCGCCGGAGCTCGGTACGTTGGTGGATCCTGTCCGGCTGCTCAACGAGCAGCAGGTCATGCTCGCTGGCCAGCCCGTGGTCTCTGCCAAAACCCATGAGCTTGCCTTCCACGAGGCCCTCGTACGCATCAGGCTTGCAGACGGCACCATCATGGGTGCGGCTGAAGCGGTCCCGCTCGCCGAGCGCCACGGGGTCATCCCGCTGTTCGACTACCGTGTTCTCCAACTGGCGGTAAACCACCTCATCAAGGCGCCGACCGCACGGCTCGCGATCAACATCTCTCCTTTGACACTGCGAACCAACGACACCTGGGCGGCTTTTACGGCCCATCTCGGCGCAAATCCGTCGGTCGCGCAGCGGCTCATCGTCGAGTTGACCGAAACTGCAGCGATCGATGATCCGCATATCGTGCAGGGGCGACTGGCCACGCTGAAGCTTCTCGGAGTGACCATCGCTATCGATGATTTCGGTTCCGGGCATACCTCCTTCAGACATCTCAGGAGCTTCCCAGTCGATATCCTCAAGATCGATGGCAGCTTTGTCTGCAATCTTTCCCGGTCGCGGGAAGATCGCTTCTTCACACGCACCTTGGTTGAACTTGCACAGCACCTCGGCATCGCCACCGTAGCGGAATGGGTCGAGGACCGGGAAACGGCATCAATTCTGGCCGACTGGGGCGTGACCTACCTTCAGGGGGACTACATCGGCCCCGCCGCATTATGGGATGAAGGGCCGCAGCTCTCCACCGCACGCCGTCGCCGTGTCCTGCCGCCCCTCGTTGATTTGCGGGCAAGCTAG
- the phaR gene encoding polyhydroxyalkanoate synthesis repressor PhaR, translating to MANETKPVVIKKYANRRLYHTGSSTYVTLEDLANMVRTGEDFVVYDAKTSEDITRSVLTQIIFEEENKHGEHLLPVAFLRQLIRFYGDSMQALVPRYLEFSIDNLTRDQQKLRETMSQTFGPAAAFQAMEEQVRANMTMFSEALRLFTPFSGGAGIQPSASNAAPPTPKAPMDEDDLGELRRQVSEMQARLDRIGKD from the coding sequence ATGGCGAATGAAACCAAGCCGGTCGTCATCAAGAAATACGCTAATCGACGCCTCTACCACACGGGCAGCAGCACCTATGTGACGTTGGAAGATCTGGCCAACATGGTCAGGACCGGTGAAGATTTCGTCGTTTATGATGCGAAAACGAGCGAGGACATTACCCGCTCCGTATTGACCCAGATCATTTTCGAGGAAGAGAACAAACACGGTGAACACCTTCTTCCCGTAGCTTTCCTCCGGCAGCTCATCCGCTTCTATGGCGACAGCATGCAGGCACTCGTGCCGCGCTATCTCGAGTTTTCGATCGATAACCTGACGCGGGACCAGCAGAAGCTGCGGGAGACGATGAGCCAAACATTTGGACCCGCCGCGGCCTTTCAGGCGATGGAGGAGCAGGTTCGCGCCAACATGACAATGTTCAGCGAGGCCCTGCGTCTTTTCACGCCGTTCTCAGGCGGAGCCGGAATTCAGCCGAGCGCCTCAAACGCCGCGCCCCCGACACCCAAAGCGCCCATGGACGAGGACGATCTCGGCGAGCTCAGACGGCAGGTATCGGAAATGCAGGCCAGGCTCGATCGGATCGGTAAGGATTGA
- a CDS encoding murein L,D-transpeptidase family protein produces MFKRVALIAVVGLGLASCQDGNGYNRSARANAPLPAATLALMSEKGMTKSSPILIRAYKKEAELEVWKKDNTGRYALLKTYPICRWSGQLGPKVREGDRQAPEGFYNITPAQMNPNSNFFLSFDTGFPNTYDRANGRTGSFLMVHGACSSRGCYSMTDEQIAEIYALGREAFSGGQRSFQFQAYPFRMTPENMAKHRKDPNIAFWQMLKRGSDNFEVTREEPKVGVCGRQYVFNAVSASGIRLDPVAPCPALREDEAVASAVKAKQQRDDAKVAELVRSGTAAVRLVYQDGGQHKSFSSASNNFGGSDGGVMMFAARSSAKPLENVSRPEALLNGPEEIVLEEGVAPKPTQPVTAVAALAPAKPTANDVVSTSSTARDEAAVPAPVLASAGATESAAPKKSLFQRVMSWADSAPAKPAAPAAEALSQTVPAAAPLPPQRQQSSNSGKAGATDKRAELPAKDASEASSRSVWPLSLF; encoded by the coding sequence ATGTTCAAGCGCGTCGCATTGATCGCCGTCGTGGGATTGGGCCTAGCCTCGTGCCAGGACGGAAACGGCTACAATCGCAGCGCCCGTGCAAACGCTCCGCTGCCGGCAGCCACGCTGGCGCTCATGTCCGAGAAGGGCATGACGAAGTCTTCTCCTATTCTCATCCGCGCCTACAAGAAGGAAGCGGAACTCGAGGTCTGGAAGAAGGACAACACCGGCCGCTACGCGCTACTGAAGACATATCCCATCTGCCGCTGGTCGGGACAGCTCGGCCCGAAGGTGCGTGAAGGCGACCGGCAGGCGCCGGAGGGTTTCTACAACATCACGCCCGCGCAGATGAATCCCAACTCGAACTTCTTCCTGTCGTTCGATACGGGCTTCCCCAACACCTATGACCGCGCCAACGGCCGCACTGGCTCATTCCTCATGGTTCATGGCGCGTGCTCGTCACGCGGCTGCTACTCCATGACGGATGAGCAGATCGCCGAGATTTATGCGCTCGGACGCGAGGCCTTCAGTGGCGGTCAGCGCTCGTTCCAGTTCCAGGCCTATCCCTTCCGGATGACGCCGGAGAACATGGCCAAGCACCGCAAGGATCCCAACATTGCCTTCTGGCAGATGTTGAAGCGCGGTTCGGATAATTTTGAAGTGACGCGCGAGGAGCCGAAAGTCGGCGTCTGCGGCCGCCAGTATGTCTTCAACGCTGTCTCGGCGAGCGGTATCCGGCTTGACCCCGTCGCGCCTTGCCCCGCCTTGCGTGAGGACGAAGCTGTCGCTTCGGCCGTCAAGGCCAAGCAGCAGCGGGATGACGCCAAGGTCGCCGAACTGGTTCGCTCGGGCACGGCGGCCGTCCGCCTTGTTTATCAGGATGGCGGGCAGCACAAGTCCTTCAGTTCTGCGTCCAACAACTTCGGCGGTTCGGATGGCGGCGTCATGATGTTCGCCGCGCGCAGCAGCGCCAAGCCTCTTGAGAATGTGAGCCGCCCTGAAGCGTTGTTGAACGGGCCAGAGGAGATCGTGCTGGAGGAGGGCGTCGCCCCGAAGCCTACTCAGCCGGTCACCGCTGTGGCTGCCCTTGCGCCTGCCAAACCCACAGCGAACGATGTGGTCTCGACGTCGTCCACCGCGCGTGACGAGGCAGCGGTGCCCGCGCCGGTTCTCGCCTCTGCCGGCGCGACCGAAAGCGCTGCCCCCAAGAAGTCATTGTTCCAGCGCGTGATGTCCTGGGCGGATTCGGCGCCAGCAAAACCTGCGGCGCCAGCGGCGGAAGCTCTCTCGCAGACGGTGCCTGCTGCAGCGCCACTGCCGCCGCAACGGCAGCAATCGTCGAATAGCGGAAAGGCCGGCGCGACCGACAAGCGCGCGGAACTGCCCGCGAAGGACGCAAGCGAGGCCTCGTCGCGGAGCGTATGGCCGCTCTCCCTGTTCTGA
- a CDS encoding acetyl-CoA C-acetyltransferase: MASDDIVIVAAARTPVGSFNGSFASLPAHVLGATAITAALGKAGVAADEVDEVILGQVLAAGEGQNPARQAAMKAGIPVEKTAWGLNQVCGSGLRAVALGLQQIANGDADIIVAGGQESMSLSPHAAHMRAGTKFGDIQFVDTMIKDGLWDAFHGYHMGVTAENVATKWQISREEQDAFAVASQNKAEAAKKEGRFKDEIAPVTVASRKGDIVVDTDEYIRDGATLEAMAKLRPAFSKEGTVTAANASGLNDGAAALVLMSAAAAEKRGLKPLARIVSWATAGVEPAVMGSGPIPAARKALAKAGWKVDDLDLIEANEAFAAQAIAVNRDLGWDTSKVNVNGGAIAIGHPIGASGARILTTLLHELVRRDAKKGLATLCIGGGMGIALTVER; the protein is encoded by the coding sequence ATGGCCTCGGACGATATCGTCATTGTTGCAGCGGCACGCACGCCCGTGGGCTCGTTTAACGGGTCTTTCGCATCGTTGCCGGCCCACGTGCTGGGTGCCACTGCGATCACCGCAGCGCTTGGCAAGGCCGGCGTTGCCGCCGACGAGGTGGATGAGGTGATTCTTGGCCAGGTACTTGCAGCGGGCGAGGGCCAGAACCCGGCCCGTCAGGCGGCCATGAAGGCCGGCATTCCCGTTGAGAAAACCGCTTGGGGGCTCAATCAGGTCTGCGGCTCGGGCCTGCGCGCGGTTGCCCTCGGCCTGCAGCAGATCGCCAATGGCGATGCGGACATCATCGTCGCTGGCGGCCAGGAATCGATGAGCCTGTCACCGCACGCCGCGCATATGCGCGCCGGCACCAAGTTCGGGGACATTCAATTCGTCGACACGATGATCAAGGACGGGCTCTGGGATGCCTTCCACGGCTATCACATGGGCGTAACTGCCGAGAACGTCGCGACCAAATGGCAGATCTCGCGCGAGGAGCAGGATGCCTTCGCGGTCGCCTCGCAGAACAAGGCCGAGGCCGCGAAGAAGGAGGGCCGTTTCAAGGATGAGATCGCGCCGGTCACCGTCGCCTCGCGGAAGGGCGACATCGTGGTCGACACCGACGAGTATATTCGTGATGGCGCCACGCTCGAAGCTATGGCCAAGCTGCGCCCGGCTTTCTCGAAGGAGGGCACTGTCACCGCGGCTAATGCGTCAGGTCTGAACGACGGCGCGGCGGCGCTTGTGCTGATGAGCGCGGCGGCTGCCGAGAAGCGCGGCTTGAAGCCGCTGGCGCGGATCGTGTCCTGGGCCACGGCGGGTGTCGAGCCGGCCGTCATGGGCTCCGGGCCCATCCCGGCGGCGCGCAAGGCCCTCGCCAAAGCCGGCTGGAAGGTGGACGACCTCGATCTCATCGAGGCTAACGAGGCCTTTGCGGCACAAGCCATCGCCGTCAACCGGGATCTCGGCTGGGATACCAGTAAGGTCAATGTCAACGGCGGTGCCATCGCCATCGGTCATCCGATCGGGGCGTCGGGCGCGCGCATCCTGACGACGCTGCTGCATGAACTCGTCCGGCGTGATGCCAAGAAGGGCCTTGCCACGCTCTGCATCGGCGGCGGCATGGGGATTGCTTTGACGGTGGAGCGATAA
- the phbB gene encoding acetoacetyl-CoA reductase: MSKVAVVTGGTRGIGAAISKALHADGYRVAATFAGNEQAASAFSAETGIKSYRWDAGDPEACTAGLNRVAEDLGPVEILVNNAGITRDSMFHRMSYEQWSAVIHANLNSMFCMTKPVIEGMRTRGFGRIINISSINGQKGQVGQVNYSAAKAGVIGFTKALALENAPKGVTVNCICPGYIDTDMVAAVPADTLAKIVSGIPAGRLGKAEEIAAAVVFLASDKAAFMTGSVLTINGAQYIANG, encoded by the coding sequence ATGTCCAAGGTAGCGGTGGTCACAGGCGGCACTCGTGGCATCGGCGCCGCGATCTCTAAGGCGCTTCACGCTGACGGCTACAGAGTCGCTGCGACCTTTGCTGGAAATGAGCAGGCTGCGAGTGCCTTCTCCGCTGAGACTGGTATCAAGAGCTACCGATGGGACGCCGGTGATCCCGAGGCTTGTACCGCTGGACTGAACCGCGTTGCCGAAGATCTCGGCCCGGTCGAGATCCTGGTGAACAATGCAGGCATCACCCGGGACAGCATGTTCCACCGCATGAGCTACGAGCAGTGGTCGGCGGTCATCCACGCCAATTTGAACAGCATGTTCTGCATGACCAAGCCCGTGATCGAAGGTATGCGCACCCGCGGGTTCGGGCGCATCATCAATATTTCCTCCATCAATGGCCAGAAGGGGCAGGTAGGTCAGGTGAACTATTCGGCCGCGAAGGCCGGTGTCATCGGTTTCACCAAGGCGCTTGCGCTTGAAAATGCTCCTAAGGGCGTCACGGTGAATTGCATTTGCCCGGGTTACATCGACACCGATATGGTGGCAGCAGTTCCGGCAGACACTCTCGCCAAGATCGTTTCGGGCATTCCTGCTGGCCGGCTTGGCAAGGCGGAGGAAATCGCCGCTGCCGTCGTGTTTCTCGCGTCGGACAAGGCCGCGTTCATGACCGGCTCGGTCCTGACCATCAACGGTGCCCAATATATAGCCAACGGCTGA
- a CDS encoding acetyl-CoA carboxylase carboxyltransferase subunit alpha: MRSYLDFEKPVAELEAKVEELRALAQSGDAVAIGEEIGRLEAKASRALDELYAALTPWQKALVARHPQRPHFIDYCTALIDDFTPLAGDRKFGEDEAIVGGFGRFRGESVCVIGQEKGSNTEERIRHNFGMAKPEGYRKAVRLMELAGRFSLPVITFVDTAGAYPGINAEERGQAEAIARSTEACLALPTASVSVIIGEGGSGGAIALATTNKVLMLEHSIYSVISPEGAASILWRDSSRAQDAATGMKITAQDLLKFGVIDAIIAEPSGGAHRDAAHAIASTGDAIAASFQDLSGLSPEEIRDRRAEKFLAIGRRL, from the coding sequence ATGCGCAGCTATCTCGATTTTGAAAAACCCGTTGCTGAACTCGAAGCCAAGGTCGAGGAGCTGCGAGCGTTAGCCCAGTCCGGCGACGCGGTCGCCATTGGCGAGGAGATTGGCCGGTTAGAGGCCAAGGCCTCGCGCGCGCTGGACGAGCTCTATGCCGCCTTGACCCCCTGGCAGAAGGCGCTCGTGGCGCGCCATCCGCAGCGGCCGCATTTCATCGATTACTGCACCGCCTTAATCGACGACTTCACCCCTCTCGCGGGCGATCGCAAGTTCGGTGAGGATGAGGCCATCGTCGGCGGGTTCGGTCGCTTCCGGGGCGAAAGCGTATGCGTGATCGGCCAGGAGAAGGGCTCCAATACCGAGGAACGCATCCGCCATAATTTCGGCATGGCGAAGCCCGAGGGCTATCGCAAGGCTGTACGCCTGATGGAGCTCGCCGGACGCTTTTCGTTGCCGGTCATCACCTTCGTCGACACGGCGGGCGCTTATCCCGGCATTAACGCCGAGGAGCGTGGTCAAGCCGAAGCCATTGCCCGGTCGACGGAGGCTTGTCTCGCGCTCCCCACTGCGAGCGTTTCCGTCATTATTGGTGAGGGCGGCTCCGGTGGTGCTATCGCGCTCGCTACCACCAACAAGGTGCTCATGCTGGAGCACTCGATTTATTCGGTGATCTCGCCGGAAGGTGCCGCGTCCATTCTCTGGCGCGACTCTTCCCGCGCTCAGGATGCTGCGACCGGAATGAAGATCACCGCGCAGGACCTTCTGAAATTCGGCGTCATCGACGCAATCATCGCTGAGCCGTCTGGTGGCGCCCACCGGGATGCGGCCCATGCGATTGCGTCGACCGGCGATGCGATCGCGGCCAGTTTCCAGGATCTGTCGGGCCTGTCGCCGGAGGAAATCCGCGACCGGCGGGCTGAGAAATTCCTGGCCATCGGCAGGCGGTTGTGA
- the gloB gene encoding hydroxyacylglutathione hydrolase, translating into MPALIEVFPCRSDNIGVLIHDPASGATAAIDAPEADPILEVLAARNWSLTDVLVTHKHADHVEGILPLKDRYDLTVTGPGAEADAIPGLDVAVHEGDVVKVGTLEAKVIATPGHTAGHIAYWFAKEEALFAGDTLFALGCGRLFENSPEEMWQSLQKLAALPDAARLYCGHEYTQSNARFALAVTPDDPALQKRAAAIDALRAAGKLTIPSTLGEEKATNPFLRANEPALAKAVGLENGRAAEVFAALRRWKDKF; encoded by the coding sequence ATGCCTGCCCTGATCGAGGTGTTTCCCTGCCGCAGCGACAACATCGGCGTGCTGATCCATGATCCCGCGAGCGGCGCGACGGCCGCCATCGATGCGCCGGAAGCCGACCCCATCTTGGAGGTCCTCGCCGCCAGGAACTGGTCGCTGACGGATGTCCTGGTCACGCATAAGCATGCCGACCACGTCGAAGGTATCCTGCCGCTCAAGGACCGCTATGATCTCACCGTCACGGGCCCGGGCGCCGAGGCCGACGCCATTCCAGGGCTCGACGTCGCCGTGCATGAAGGCGACGTGGTGAAAGTCGGCACGCTTGAGGCCAAGGTCATCGCCACGCCCGGGCACACCGCCGGCCATATCGCCTACTGGTTTGCGAAGGAGGAGGCGCTGTTCGCCGGCGACACCCTGTTTGCGCTCGGCTGCGGTCGTCTCTTTGAGAACTCGCCTGAGGAGATGTGGCAATCCCTCCAGAAGCTCGCCGCCCTTCCGGATGCCGCCCGCCTCTATTGCGGCCACGAATACACGCAATCCAACGCCCGCTTCGCGCTGGCCGTCACCCCGGACGATCCCGCCCTGCAGAAGCGAGCCGCCGCCATCGATGCCCTCCGTGCCGCTGGCAAGCTCACCATCCCTTCGACGCTTGGTGAGGAAAAGGCGACGAACCCCTTCCTGCGCGCGAACGAGCCCGCCTTGGCGAAGGCCGTGGGCCTCGAAAACGGGCGTGCCGCCGAGGTCTTCGCCGCTCTGCGGCGGTGGAAGGACAAGTTCTGA
- a CDS encoding EamA family transporter gives MIALTGATRIGLGAIALWSLLAALTAASGQVPPFQLAAMTFALGGLLGCASWIIKPSGIAALRQPWRVWFVGVSGLFGYHALYFAALRIAPPAEAGLINYLWPLLIVLFSSLLPGEKLRPAQVLGAILGFGGVLVLIFSKQDLSFSGAYVPGYLSALGAAVIWAIYSLVSRAFGTVPTDAVAGFCLATSFLSALCHLAFEVTIWPEFWWQWLAIVVLGIGPLGAAFYCWDFGVKRGDIGFLGVAAYATPVISTLLLVALGFAEATIALAIACALIVFGAFVASRPAASRKPMRSRQS, from the coding sequence ATGATCGCGTTGACGGGGGCGACCCGGATCGGCCTGGGTGCCATTGCTCTCTGGTCACTTCTCGCCGCGTTGACGGCGGCATCCGGCCAAGTGCCGCCGTTTCAGCTCGCAGCCATGACTTTCGCCCTCGGCGGCCTTCTCGGTTGCGCCTCTTGGATCATAAAGCCCTCCGGCATCGCCGCGTTGCGACAGCCGTGGCGGGTCTGGTTCGTCGGCGTCAGCGGCCTTTTCGGCTACCACGCCCTTTATTTTGCCGCACTACGCATCGCGCCGCCGGCGGAGGCGGGACTGATCAACTATCTTTGGCCTTTGCTCATCGTCTTGTTCTCGTCGTTGCTCCCGGGCGAGAAGCTGCGGCCGGCCCAGGTTCTCGGCGCCATCCTCGGCTTCGGCGGCGTGCTCGTCCTCATCTTCAGCAAGCAGGACCTGTCCTTCAGCGGGGCCTATGTCCCGGGATATCTCTCGGCCTTGGGCGCCGCCGTGATCTGGGCGATCTATTCCCTGGTGTCGCGTGCCTTCGGGACGGTTCCGACGGATGCGGTCGCCGGTTTCTGCCTTGCCACATCATTTCTGAGCGCCCTGTGCCACCTCGCGTTCGAGGTGACGATATGGCCGGAATTCTGGTGGCAATGGCTGGCAATTGTGGTTCTCGGCATCGGGCCGCTCGGCGCCGCCTTCTACTGCTGGGATTTCGGTGTGAAGCGGGGCGATATCGGATTTCTCGGGGTTGCCGCCTATGCGACGCCGGTGATTTCAACCCTCCTCCTCGTCGCACTCGGCTTTGCCGAGGCCACCATCGCATTGGCGATTGCCTGCGCGCTGATCGTATTCGGCGCTTTCGTGGCATCCCGTCCCGCTGCAAGCCGGAAGCCAATGCGCAGTCGGCAAAGCTGA
- a CDS encoding transglycosylase SLT domain-containing protein produces the protein MVVRIGITAVVLTVAAFGMGKALAAPESGQSPKSAPSEAAVAPVPKSVAPAEASVPSPGRDKVRLRALVREQALKSGLPPQIADAVAEVESAYNISASGSYGEVGLMQVLPSTARMLGFSGSLAELAEPATNIRYGVTYLTGAWKLAGGDICTTVMKYRAGHGETRFSYRSVHYCQRVRAILTAQGYPVTGEVPTPTFGDPVVGAIGPVARGKSGRRKSRVNWATYDSRMRNLTKVGASTLRIMQ, from the coding sequence ATGGTGGTCAGGATCGGTATCACCGCTGTCGTTTTGACCGTCGCTGCCTTTGGCATGGGGAAAGCGCTTGCCGCGCCCGAGAGTGGCCAGTCGCCCAAGTCGGCGCCGAGTGAAGCTGCAGTTGCGCCTGTGCCGAAATCGGTGGCTCCGGCAGAAGCCTCCGTTCCTTCGCCCGGCCGGGACAAGGTGCGATTGCGCGCCCTCGTGCGCGAGCAGGCGTTGAAATCAGGCTTGCCGCCCCAGATCGCGGACGCGGTCGCGGAGGTTGAGAGCGCCTATAATATCTCTGCTTCGGGCAGCTACGGTGAAGTCGGGCTGATGCAGGTGTTGCCCTCGACCGCACGGATGCTCGGCTTCAGCGGCTCGCTCGCGGAACTCGCCGAACCCGCCACCAACATCCGCTATGGCGTTACCTATCTCACCGGCGCCTGGAAGCTCGCGGGCGGCGACATCTGCACGACAGTCATGAAATACCGAGCAGGGCACGGGGAGACACGCTTCTCCTATCGCTCGGTGCACTATTGTCAGCGCGTGCGCGCGATCCTGACCGCGCAGGGATATCCCGTTACGGGGGAGGTCCCAACACCCACCTTTGGTGACCCGGTCGTCGGCGCGATCGGGCCAGTCGCGCGCGGCAAGAGTGGCCGCCGCAAGAGCCGGGTGAACTGGGCTACCTATGATTCCCGCATGCGCAACCTGACCAAGGTTGGCGCTTCCACCCTGCGCATCATGCAGTGA
- the rpmF gene encoding 50S ribosomal protein L32, with the protein MAVPKRKTSPSKRGMRRSADALKQPTYVEDKDSGELRRPHHVDLKTGMYRGRQVLKARAEA; encoded by the coding sequence ATGGCCGTTCCGAAAAGAAAAACATCGCCATCGAAGCGTGGCATGCGCCGGTCCGCCGACGCTCTGAAGCAGCCGACCTATGTCGAGGACAAGGATTCTGGCGAGCTGCGTCGTCCGCACCATGTCGACCTCAAGACCGGCATGTACCGGGGCCGTCAGGTTCTTAAGGCACGCGCCGAAGCCTGA
- a CDS encoding methyltransferase domain-containing protein, translating into MPVDVVDLKSFYATPLGVVARRLVGRAIDSLWGDMPRQRLLGIGYATPYLTAFRPRMERTLAFMPAMQGVVNWPPNGISSSALVDPAMQPLLDASIDRVIIVHALETSDAPEDLLSEVWRILTPGGRMIVVVPNRRGLWARMDTTPFGQGLPYSRSQLTGLLRRSLFSPENWGEALYVPPLRGRLFLRAAVAWERAGARLSLPFAGVHVMEATKQLHRPVMVRKVRRSRSLSPVLLPTPGPPVPTGRVRAAHRTSDMSP; encoded by the coding sequence ATGCCTGTCGATGTCGTCGATCTGAAGAGCTTCTACGCGACGCCGCTCGGTGTGGTTGCCCGCCGATTGGTAGGGCGCGCCATTGACAGCCTTTGGGGCGACATGCCCCGGCAACGGCTCCTCGGTATTGGCTATGCGACGCCTTACCTCACGGCGTTCCGCCCTCGCATGGAACGGACGCTTGCCTTCATGCCCGCCATGCAGGGGGTGGTGAACTGGCCGCCGAATGGCATTTCCTCGTCAGCGCTCGTGGACCCCGCCATGCAGCCGCTGCTCGATGCGTCGATCGACAGGGTCATCATCGTGCATGCGCTGGAGACGAGCGACGCGCCGGAGGATCTGTTATCGGAAGTGTGGCGCATCCTGACGCCGGGCGGGCGGATGATCGTTGTGGTGCCCAACCGGCGCGGTCTCTGGGCGCGCATGGACACGACCCCCTTCGGACAGGGGCTGCCTTACAGCCGTTCGCAGCTCACGGGGCTCCTTAGACGCAGCCTGTTTTCCCCTGAGAACTGGGGAGAGGCGCTCTATGTGCCTCCCTTGCGCGGCCGTTTGTTCCTGCGCGCGGCGGTTGCATGGGAGCGGGCGGGTGCACGGCTCTCACTGCCCTTCGCTGGCGTCCATGTCATGGAGGCGACCAAGCAGCTCCACCGGCCTGTCATGGTGCGCAAGGTCCGCCGCTCACGGAGCCTCAGCCCAGTTCTCTTGCCGACGCCCGGCCCGCCCGTGCCCACCGGACGCGTGCGAGCCGCGCATCGAACCTCGGATATGTCGCCATGA